The Drosophila nasuta strain 15112-1781.00 chromosome 2R, ASM2355853v1, whole genome shotgun sequence genome segment TGGTTTTTCATATTGATATATACCTACAAAAACTTCTGGTGCGGTGTAAAAAAGTGATTCAATGCTTCTCAAATTGGATTCAACAATTCCCATCACTGAACCAAAATcgcatattttcaatgtttgaTGAATATCAAACAATAAGTTCTGTGTTTTAAGATCCTGGTGTACTACATTTTCTCTACGCAAATACTCCAAACCCTACAAAGAATGTGTTACAATGAGAAATATAAAGTACATTATGTTAAACATACCCTGGCGCATTGCAACATCCAATTGAGCTTATCGGGAAGCAAAACCTTTCTATTAGTAGCATGAAACAAATTATAGAGTGATCCACATTCCGCATTCgagaaataccaaatatccAAACAATATTTTCATGATTTAAAGCTTTCACCTTGTGGATTTCTCTCAAAATATCCAATCGATTTTCTTGATTGCATGAAATACATTTCGCAGCcacttttataaatttagcTGACCAAAATCCTGACCAAACACAACCATATATACCATTTGCCACCTGTAAATGTAATCAGAACTGgtaattgatttgttttgaatACCACTTTTTTCGTACAACATTGTTTAGTtccatattttcaaaatttatgtCAACATAAAACTCCGTCTCTTCGAGAAAATTCACAAGTTATTTTATACTCGGTCGATTTGCTGGGTTTTGACTCCAACACtcttctattattcgcttTATACTATCAATTTGTTCAGAATCttttatttcgtttatattCGGACGAACACCTGAAACATTAAGAAATTTACAAGAATGTAAATATCTGGACGTTTTTGTTAAGTCTTACCATCAATGATTATACTTTctaatgaaatacatttatattcatCAAACGGCTTCTTTCTCGACATTACTTcccaaaaaataataccaaagtTAAAAATATCACACTTTTCATTGTATTTTCCACTAGGGTTCTATATATAGTAAGTAAACAAAAcccaataaatacaatttgctttttataaaaAACCACCAATTGAACTTACGCAAACTTCTGGAGCCATATAAGAAAGTGTTCCCACCAATTTGGTGTGCATTGTTGCAAGTTCTTTTACTGTACCAAAATCTCGAATTTTCAATGTACGataattattgaaaagaaaCAAGTTCTGTGTCTTAAGATTTCgatgaattatatttttgctatgTAAGTACTCAAGACcctgaaaaaaatgtaagtgaaagaaaatataaataaaacaaaacataccTTAGCACATTGTCGCAGCCAATCAATTTGTTTGTAGAAGTTAGGAACAAAATTCATAATATGCAAGAAATTGTAAACTGATCCACACTCGAATACTCAGCAACTACACAAAGGTTGTTGTTGGGATCTTTACAGATCCCATATAATgtgattatatttttgtatatccTGAATTTCTCGAAGGATCTCCACtgagtatttaattttttttgttattgaatCTTCACTACGTCCGTGCAACATTTTTAGGGCAACTAATTTCTCTTCATCTTGGGAGGGTTTCCAATTTGCTCTGTGGACAACACCATAGCTTCCAGATCCAATCTGTAAAATACATCCATCACAAACTTATCTGCTGAGCTTCAATGCATTTTCTTACAATTTCAACTAGTAGAATGTCGTCGAAGTTTAcgattttgcattttagaggaaaaaaaagataaattgGGAGAAGATCACAAAGTTCTTTGATCAGCGGTCTATTTTCTGGAACGTTATCCCAGCAGTTTTCAATTATTGGTCCAATGTAATCGAGCTTATCGCAAAAAATCGCATCATTTATATTTGGCCGAGCACCTGGAgcattaagaaattaaaatttctgatTAGATTAATATAATAGATTAATCGTTCTTACCATTCACAACTTTTTGTTGGATTGCAAATATATTGATGTCGTTAAGTTCGTAAAATGGCTTCTTTCTTGACATTACTTCCCAAAGAATTATTCcaaaactaaatatatcacACTTTTCTGTGTATTTGCCTTTTGAGatctatatatttaaaaaaaaataaataacaacactCTCTTTCAAAAGTGCACTGATATACTTGGACTTACACAAACTTCTGGAGCCATATAAGAAATTGTCCCCACAAGTTCGGTATTCAATGTAGCCAATTCTTTTACTGTACCAAAAtcgcatattttcaatttacagtATTTATTGAAAAGTAACAAATTCTGCGTCTTCAGATCCCGGTGAACTATGTTTATGCTATTCAAGTATTCCATACCCTACACAAAATGTGAGAAAATTGCGAATTCTAACATATGTAATACATATGCGAATTCTAACGATCattaacatatgtacatacctTGGCACATTGCAGCATCCAACTAAGCTTCTCCTTGAATGATACATCATCCCACAGTCCGCGTACTCAAATATTAGGTAAATGTAGTTAGTGTCTTTAGATACTCCATATAGTGAGATAATATTCGGATGGATTCATTTTTGAGGTTTTGTATTTCTCGAGAGATATTCTTTTCCAAGGCACCGTCCTTAGaatgattaataataattttcacatCAATTTCTGATTCTTGAGCATCAGTTCGCCAAACTCCCTTGTGTACAACGCCATAGCTACCTTGACCAATctttaacaaaatatgtgcACACTTAGAAATACAACATCTAAATTTGTTCTTGTCTATATTCTTACTATTTTTAACAATGTTATATCATCGAAGTTAACGTTAACGCCTATGTGATCCATAATTGAGCATCGCGAACTTACTTAAATTGCAATTCTACAACTGCCGTTTATTCAGACTAAAACCTCAAATCTAAAACTGCCGTTGACTCAGATATTTATATTGCTCATTATTAACAGCATTGATTAGCATTTTTATCGCTAcctaatattttaatatcgaGTAGTGTTGTCAAATTTCCTTAAAGCAATTAATAAAACTAGGGTACAGTGCTCGACCCAAGCCGAAAActtataataattcaattagtAGGTATTCCTAGATTCTATTGTGTAAacgatgttttttttttatttgcagtataAAAAAGGGTGTAGTCAAAAtctaaattaacatttatgtatatgaataCAACAATGTATTAGGGTATAAAATAAGATATTTAGGTGTACAACCTAGATGGATCTGACTATCATCTCACGGACATATAAGgtacataaatatactttatagttTCTTTACTATTTTATAAAAACCTGTATAGCGGATACAAAAATCGAATTCACAATGTAAATGTTTTgcctaatta includes the following:
- the LOC132783982 gene encoding putative mitogen-activated protein kinase kinase kinase 7-like; the protein is MEYLNSINIVHRDLKTQNLLLFNKYCKLKICDFGTVKELATLNTELVGTISYMAPEVCISKGKYTEKCDIFSFGIILWEVMSRKKPFYELNDINIFAIQQKVVNGARPNINDAIFCDKLDYIGPIIENCWDNVPENRPLIKELCDLLPIYLFFPLKCKIVNFDDILLVEIIGSGSYGVVHRANWKPSQDEEKLVALKMLHGRSEDSITKKIKYSVEILREIQDIQKYNHIIWDL